The DNA segment TCATAGCCGCCATGCCGCAAGGCTATGACACGCTGATCGGCGAGAACGGCGTGCGCCTGTCCGGCGGCCAGCGCCAGCGCCTCGCCATCGCACGCGCACTGCTGAAGAACGCGCCGATCCTGATTCTCGACGAAGCCACCTCGGCGCTGGATTCGGAATCGGAACGCCAGGTGCAGGCCGCACTGGAACATCTGATGGCTGACCGTACCACGCTGGTGATCGCGCATCGCCTGTCGACGATTGAAGGCGCCGGCAAGATTGTCGCACTGGAACATGGGTGTGTGATGGAACAGGGTACACATGCCGAATTACTCGCCAACAATGGTCTCTATGCCAAGCTGTACCGCATGCAATATGCGCTGGAACACGCAGCGTGATGGTCGCCACACAGAAGTAAACCGCGGCAGGGAAAGCAGGAAAGCCGTATCCTCAATGAAATGCTGGCCTGAGTGCAGGATGTTTTCAATTGACTGAGATAGCCCAATCAGGTTCTGGAGATGCGTCACAGAACTATTATCTTGCCTATTTGACTGCCAACGATGGTCGGGACTTCAGCATCGACTATCTGAATTTCCGCAACATGGCGCGACACCCCCCTGGGGTACCGTGCGTGGAAGTCACCATTGCCATCAGCCAGGTCCGACCTTTCTCTTCCGCCGATGCGCGGCAAATCTCCTCCTTGGTGCATCTCGCCTCCTCCGTACCGTGGCTTCGGGTGCGGACAGTGATCTGGAAAGGCAATATTGGCAGGGATTTCAGTTCTGCCGAGGCGTGTCTTCGATCCCTGGCCGAAAGCGCGTACGATGATGATTTCGTGTTGATTCGCAACCGCAGTGGCTACGGTCCCTTTTCTGGCGGCTGGTATTCCGTTTATATCGACCAGTTTCGCCGGCATGCCAATTCCGGTCTGGTTGGAAGCACCATGCATCTCAGCGGCCCGCCAAACATGCCGCAAGGAATGGACCCGCGCCATGTTCAGACCTACGTTTATCTGAGCCAGTGGCGCCATTTCAGCTCATTGCTTGCCGATTTTCCCGGCAGGCAATGTACCGACAGCCCGGGGGCGATCCTGTATGGAGAACTTGGACTCAGCCACCGTATCATGGCTCAGGGCCTGAGTCTGTCGTGCCTGCATTGGCCGGAGCATGTTTTCACTTCCAAGAGTAGCGATGATCCGGCGCTGCCTCTGGAGGACATCAAGTCCAAAGTTGCGGGGTTGCCGTTTCGCTACAAGTTTCCAGCCTATCGACGCGCCTTTACACCGCAGTTGCTGCGTTTGTTTTGGATGTTTGCGACATATATGCCATGGTTTTGGCGAAGAACGCCGACAGCTTCTCCCCGGCAACTGCATTTAAATGACTACGATAGTTTCGTGAGCACTTCGTGTCGAATCTGATTTCTTCAACTGCCAAAGAAAATGGACGCATCGTGGTGTTCCGCGACTGCTGGAACATGGCGCCTCTGGTCACGGCGTTCGAGAGTCTCGGCTATGAAACCTGGGTTGATCGTCCTGATAGCGACCTGCGACAGTTAAGACATGGCGACGTGGTTGCCTGCGTGACCAATATCCACCTGGATATCAAACGGCCCTGGAAGGCCCTTGCTGCCAAGCGGCAGATCAATAACCTCGGAGCGCCCTTCATTTTCTGGGATCGGGATGGGCCGTCCCACATGGGGGAGAAAGCTTGGCGAATCTGGCTGCTTAAGCATGTCGAATTCATGGATGCCTACGCTACGCATACCTTGCAAGATGCTGGAAAATTTTCAGACGAGGTGGTTTATCTCCCGAACGCCGCCTGGACCGAGCGCTACAACCTGGCGGGGAGAACCCTTGAGTCCCTGCGTGACCGGGCGGCCTATCGTTACGATGTTTCTTTCTTCGGGCGTATTGATCCGGGCCGCTTTCCCGAAACTCATTTTCGTGCCGCCTTTGTTGAAAAACTGAAGCCGGTTCTGGAAGCAAGAAAGTTGCGTTATTTTTTTGGTGCTCATGATGTTCCTGTCGCGGAACAGATTCAACTGATCCAGACCTCAATCATCAACCTGAGTTTCTACGCTGGCTGCGATGTGCGCTATCAGGGGGGATATCATGGCGAACCCTTCAGTTGGGGGCTACCGGAACGGTGTTACGGTATCCCTGCCTGCGGCGGTTTCGTGCTCAATGACCAACGGGTCCATGCCTATGACGATTTTGTCGATGGCAAGGAGTGGGTGGCCTTTTCCAGCTTTGACGACTGTGTCGGCAAGATTGCCTACTATGCGGACAACTTCGTCCTGACCCGTGAGATAGCCGAGGCGGCACATCATCGGGTCATGTCGGAACACCGCTACGTGGATCGCGCCGCCAAGCTGCTCCGCTTCTGCTTCTATTGGAAACAGAAGAAAGGCCTGCTACCCGTCCCGACCGGTCTCTGACTCGCCGGAGGGGGAACGCTGGTTTTGACGCGCCAGCACATTGAACATCAGGGCAAGAAACATGAATTGTTCGAACATGTGGTCCTGAAAGTTTCCGTCGACAACGCTGCGGATAAAAAAACCACTGACGACAAAAAGCAGGGTCAGGCCCGCCGGATTTCCGTAATGGGAAAAGGATATCCACCCATGCAATGCCAGGATTCCGGCAAATACCAGCCACATCAGTAGCGCCGGAATGCCGACACCGAGGGTGAAGTTGAGAATGCCGCTATGGCAATTCTTGCTTGAAGCGTAATCCGGGTAGACCAATTGCATCGCATCGCCAAATGCGTTTCGTCCGTAGCCTACGCCGAGGGGGTGGTCGATGATCGCCAATCCGGCTTCCTTGGCCCACGCTATACGCATGTAGTTGGAATGTTCGACTATTACTCCGCTGGGAAGCTGGGGAAGAGGTTGGGAAGAATCCCGCCAGGCACGCTGGTGTTCGGTGTCGAGCGCCAGGTGGATGGTATCGATGAGGGTCAGCCAGCGCTGATCGGATTTGACGGAGATCCAGCCGAACGTACCAATACATGCCAATGCAATAATGCCGATTGCCAACAGTTTCGTTGTCTTGAGACTCCGTCGCTTGGCGATAAGGGAGACCAGCACGCAGG comes from the Georgfuchsia toluolica genome and includes:
- a CDS encoding glycosyltransferase translates to MSNLISSTAKENGRIVVFRDCWNMAPLVTAFESLGYETWVDRPDSDLRQLRHGDVVACVTNIHLDIKRPWKALAAKRQINNLGAPFIFWDRDGPSHMGEKAWRIWLLKHVEFMDAYATHTLQDAGKFSDEVVYLPNAAWTERYNLAGRTLESLRDRAAYRYDVSFFGRIDPGRFPETHFRAAFVEKLKPVLEARKLRYFFGAHDVPVAEQIQLIQTSIINLSFYAGCDVRYQGGYHGEPFSWGLPERCYGIPACGGFVLNDQRVHAYDDFVDGKEWVAFSSFDDCVGKIAYYADNFVLTREIAEAAHHRVMSEHRYVDRAAKLLRFCFYWKQKKGLLPVPTGL